AAATCTTGCTCAATTTGTACACCATAATTATTAGTTATATATTTATGGTTCATTgccatattatatatttaactaAATAATGCAATAATATTTTGCCCTTGTGAAACATCCTTTCTTTTGTGCAGCGGACAGAATATTTAGAATAATAGTTTTATTAAACTACCCTCTGGGTTTTCACAGATTAGccagtatttatttttcatgaatTTGGATGATTAGCTTTGTGACTCGAATGTGATGGTAATTCATAAGAAGCACCGACTGCGGCTACGACAGCACCCAAAGTACTTTAAGCCAAACAgaacacccccctcccccctttgcAATCGGTGATGATAGATGATCTTATTATGATGCTGCAGTTTTTATGTGGTCGctacattgtactgtaagtTAGGGGTGTAAAGTATGACAATAGTACTGAAGAATACAGTGAGAAGATAGTACATAGGAGACATTAAAACCACAGTTGGCACCACATTTAAAGACATTACTGGATAATACAGTACAGAGTAATACAGCACATAGATAGATGGTGATTATATGCATACAACACTGACAGTGAACATGAGGAGACAGGATAGACATGGAGGTTGCCAGATCGGCATCTGGAAGAAGGAACTGCGAAGCAGCAGCATGATGATTTATGTTAGCCCAATTTCTTCTAAAACGCTCCGTGGTGCCTCGGCCTCCTGCAGacgaagaaaaagaaatgttccTTTCGGTCGTACATGTTGTAGTGCAAAGTAACCCTCCAAATTATAATACATAGTACATGAGTCATAAAGTTACTAGATGTGTGAGGGGAACAGGAGGCCTCCAGTGAGTTAAAGCTTTTACAAGCCGTGCTGTTATAACAACAGCACTGCATTTGCTAAAAATAAATCAGTGATTGTGTTGACTGCAAACGACCACAGCTAGACAGAAATGCAAACGTGCAGGACAGCACTTGCCTTAGCGCACTGGCACAAGGGAGAGAGGTATTAATCAAGCGCTGCAGGCTTAAAATTAACAAGTGACGTGGGAGACGTGGGAGGTGAGGGGCTGCAAGGTGAAAAAAGCAATACACCAACATCTTAGATCCTCCCTTCTGTCCGCTTTAACATTAGCATCGGAGAGTGAAATTTCCTTCTCAAagttagagctgcaacaataactcgatcaacagaaaatgtatctGCGACAGTTTTGATAAATGGATGAATCGTTTAAATATGCCATAAGtttgctggttccagcttcttagATGTCAAGATTTGCTGTTTCTTTGTCTTAAATGGCAGTGAAGTGAATATAtttggggttttggactgttggccaAGACTAACAGTTATTTTAATACATCACCCTGGGCTCTGGAAACTTGAGATGGGCAATTTCCCCAgttgtttgacattttacagaccaaacacTTAATCCAATAATTCAGAAAATCATTGGCTGGTTAATTGACAGTTACTGTTTACCTGACACTATGGTGAGTTTGGCAAATATCTTAGACTGTCTGTTGATGAAGAACTGTGCGTACCTCCTGCAGCAGGTCAGCTTGCTCGATCGCTTTCAGCACGTTCTTCTTGGAAGTCTCCTGGGCCTCTCCGCCCAGCAGGAACTCATCCAGAATAAAGTAGGCCTTCTCAAAGTTGAAGATAATATCCAACTCGCACACCTGTGTGTCCACAACACCACAAATAGCAGCAGATCAGAGGAGATCCTATACTTACTGGAAACCTTggactcttcttctttttattgccacccccccccccccccccccccctccccctaaTACTATCAATCAACATGTTACATGAGTTACATGAGACTCACACTGCCAAAATATTTGTCAAGCAGCTCCACGTATCTATGGATGATCTCCAGGGTGATCAGCTCATTATCCTGATCCTCGACTGCACAGCAGAAATACAGGCTCGCATATCTACAAcataaagtaaggaaataaaaagtttaacaaggcggttatgtttaaaaaaaaatatttgtgctTTTGCTCTTTCATCAGAAAATGTAGAAagatccatctatctatccccGGAGGGAAATTCACAAGCTGTGATCACTGTCCACACTCTCtgcaaatgtacagtatactgaAATTAAGCACAGGGACTCAGCTTAAGATATCTGTACAttccaaaaacaaatgcaaaaagcTTTCAAATCAAAATCCCATTATATTTACTTCCTGAATAACAAGTGTATCTTTGTGGTTTTATGGATATATCATTGTTTAGCTCTGCATTAATACACCAATAAAATCATCCACTTTTAAACAAGGCTACCACTTAAATCCTtcccttaaaaaaaatgtaattacaaaaTTTGAATCAACAGATCTGAACAAAAACGGAACATCATAACCTTTACACAGAAAGGATTTATGGCAGGGGTATTAAATTGGACTGCATTAGCTTGGACATGGGTACCAAATAAACAGGTAACTCAGTGTATAGCATTGTGCTTAAGTACTGTAGCACTGTGTCACTGTCTCCAGGCTGGGTTtggttgtttgtcttt
This sequence is a window from Perca flavescens isolate YP-PL-M2 chromosome 1, PFLA_1.0, whole genome shotgun sequence. Protein-coding genes within it:
- the LOC114561807 gene encoding AP-1 complex subunit sigma-2, translating into MQFMLLFSRQGKLRLQKWYVPLSDKERKKISRDLVQTILARKPKMCSFLEWRDLKIVYKRYASLYFCCAVEDQDNELITLEIIHRYVELLDKYFGSVCELDIIFNFEKAYFILDEFLLGGEAQETSKKNVLKAIEQADLLQEEAEAPRSVLEEIGLT